gccCAATTTAATCTCTTTCCATCTAATATCTTAATAAATTCGTCAATTCTACTCATTTTATCTCTCCCACGTTACCTTAATGGGTTTTACATGTTCAATAAAGAAAATTAGAACAACTCGAATTAAACGAagtattttcttattttgtacTCCGTATTCCATAGTTTTAAAGGAAGGTTGTGGGTTCGATGACTAATATAAGACAAATATTTTTTTCCAATGTAATTATTAGTGTGATGAGATATATATGCGTATATAGACACCGATTTTTTAATAGTACTTTTCAAAATGAAccagtttaatttattttatgtcATACTTTGTATTATGTAATTATCAGAAAATGTCTACcatatttcaaaattttagataCGCCACTGTACAGAGTAATATCCTATTATCTTGGCACGGAGTACGAAGttgttataaacttataattacTTCAATTAATAGCGCAAGGACTCAAGGAGTAGCTACTAGTCAAATGGCATATCTGTAATTTTAACCCATCCGTTGCCAACATTTCCGGTACCCTCCGTTCTTCTACCGTCACTTTCCTCTCCCTCTTCATGTCTGATCATTTTTCTCACCATAAACCTCTCTGAAAAGTCAGAaaatatccaaaaaaaaaagctcCATTAACAAATTACACagatagaggagagagaaaatcatcATTTTCCGACGCCGACAATACTCGAGTATATAGAAATCTAGGGTTTGATAGACTGCAAAAATGGTGGATGCGAGCGATAAATTGGCGTATTTTCAAGCAATTACAGGGTTAGAAGACACAGATTTATGCACAGAGATTCTCGCCGCTCATAATTGGGATCTCGAGCTCGCAATCGCCGCTTTTACGGGTAATCCTGATACATCAGAACCTCCATCTGATGTCGGCAGCAGTGGCCAACAATCTCTGCCTAGTGCGTTTCCAGACGACGCCGTTGTAAGTTCCGATTATGATGCCGTTGTAAGGTCCGATTTAACCCCTGGAAGCCCTAGTTTAGCGTGGAGGGTTATAACTCTTCCCATTTCGGTTGTTTCTGGTGGTCTAGGGTTGGTCTCCGGCGCGGTTGGGCTAGGGTTATGGGCCGCCGGTGGGGTATTGTCTTATTCGATTGGGATGTTGGGCTTGGGGGCCCGCCGGGGTGTGGAATCGTCGTCTTCTGCTAGCCCATTGGTTCAGGTATCGTCTTCGGCTACCGAGGCGATGGAGTTTGTGGCAGCATTGGAGAGAGAGTATGGGTCTGCTATGAGGGTGAACTTTGTTTCGGAGGGGTTTATGGATGCGCTTCAGCGGTCAAGGCACGCATATAAGCTGTTGTTTGTGTATTTGCATTCGCCGGATCATCCTGATACGCCCATGTTTGTGGAGAGGACGTTGGGGAGTGAAGTGTTTGCCGATTTTGTGAATGAGAATTTTGTGGCATGGGGCGGTAGTATTCGTGCTTCTGAGGGATTTAAGATGAGTAATAGCTTGAAAGCATCTAGGTTTCCTTTTTGTGCTGTTGTTATGGCTGCTACTAATCAGCGGATTGCTTTGCTTCAGCAGGTAGGATTGCTGGTTTTTGCTAAAGTTCATTTGCTTGATAATGTTGTTGATTGTAGCTTTAATTGCAATTTACctggtttttatttttattttttatatgacTACTTGGTGACAAGTGAGAACTTTTGATATGTGATTAGTTTTGTTCTAGGTTGGGGTAGCATTGGAGGTTTAATTTGGTTGTTGGAAGAATATAAAGTGGGTTTTATGATAATTGCATTGTAATGTACTCTAGGTGCTTAGTTGGGCTAACTTCTTGTCGTGATGAATAAGTTGTAGTGGCAGTATTTGTAAGTTGCTAATCAACTGATTATCCATGATAAAGTTAATTTTAGCTGAAATATTTTGTTGTATAGTAGTATGATCAAGTGTCTGTCTTTTGTGTTTAGTGTGTGTAATCCATTTCGTTTGGCATCATTGGAAGCAAGTCCTATCTAGTTGGTGATGTCTGCAAGTGCATGTTTCACTGTTTGAAAGCTTTGTTTATAAGTATTGGTGTCATTGCTTGTATTGCTAGGTAGAATGTACATTGCATTGAAGTTGATATAACCTTTTACTTGAGGTTTGATGGCTGTCTGTGCGAGCCTTATTTGGACTGTGGTCGGGCATGTCGATCATGAAAGGCATTTTGGATATAAGGAGAAATAGGCATCAACAAGCAAAAACAAGCCTTTCCGTTGAACTAATTTCTGCAGATCTACTTTTGTGCTTCATCTTGTTATAAGTATTTTGGAAGGGCCCTTAAGTTTTAGTTGTAAATCGTACTAGGTTAAGGGTGCTTTctattatcaaaacttattttagctataaattgtacttgagcATCCcttatttttctgaacttatctaaagtAACTggacttatttttcctaaattaagtagaaataaggtgaacatctTAGGGCCTAAAAGTGCACTCTTTGGACTTACATACGGAGTACTTATTAGCATAGCCTCACATAGAGAAAACCTGTGTCATCAAAAATGACCAAATGAGCTATCTAGCTGACCTGGCTGGCACAACAAAGCCACAGACTTTTTGATAGAACATGTA
This Spinacia oleracea cultivar Varoflay chromosome 6, BTI_SOV_V1, whole genome shotgun sequence DNA region includes the following protein-coding sequences:
- the LOC110796415 gene encoding plant UBX domain-containing protein 10 → MVDASDKLAYFQAITGLEDTDLCTEILAAHNWDLELAIAAFTGNPDTSEPPSDVGSSGQQSLPSAFPDDAVVSSDYDAVVRSDLTPGSPSLAWRVITLPISVVSGGLGLVSGAVGLGLWAAGGVLSYSIGMLGLGARRGVESSSSASPLVQVSSSATEAMEFVAALEREYGSAMRVNFVSEGFMDALQRSRHAYKLLFVYLHSPDHPDTPMFVERTLGSEVFADFVNENFVAWGGSIRASEGFKMSNSLKASRFPFCAVVMAATNQRIALLQQIEGPRSPEEMLSMLQRVLEETAPVLVSARVEAEERRTNIRLREEQDAAYRAALEADQAREQQRREEQERLERERAEEERKLREEEEALEREAREAAEREAALARRKQEKALSLGAEPEKGPDVTQVLVRFPTGERKERRFQSSATIQSLYDYVDSLDCSNFESYNLVSNFPRTVYSPEKHTLTLKEAGLHPQASLFVEQNL